One window from the genome of Actinomycetota bacterium encodes:
- a CDS encoding S1 RNA-binding domain-containing protein — MLSEGMIIKGRVVRLEEYGAFVEVPLFPENPEDPQVVTGLCHVSEVDRDYVENIFAYLAEDQEVEVKVLNIKEDGKVDLSIKQADPDWEPEPTQPRRSKLDKDFDKRLRRFMHQSQMIQGEARRQRESRR; from the coding sequence TTGCTCAGCGAAGGGATGATCATCAAGGGAAGGGTCGTCCGGCTCGAGGAGTACGGGGCGTTCGTGGAGGTGCCCCTGTTCCCCGAGAACCCGGAGGACCCGCAGGTCGTCACCGGCCTGTGTCACGTCTCGGAGGTCGACCGGGACTACGTCGAGAACATCTTCGCCTACCTCGCCGAAGACCAGGAGGTCGAGGTCAAGGTCCTCAACATCAAGGAGGACGGGAAGGTCGACCTCTCGATCAAGCAGGCGGACCCCGACTGGGAGCCCGAGCCGACCCAGCCGCGTCGGAGCAAGTTGGACAAGGACTTCGACAAGCGCCTGCGCCGCTTCATGCACCAGTCACAGATGATCCAGGGGGAAGCGCGCCGCCAGCGCGAATCCCGCCGCTGA
- a CDS encoding DUF501 domain-containing protein, translating into MGPTERAVVSQQLGRRARGHSAVVHRCVYGLPTVVRVAPYLDDGTPFPTVFWLVCPVARRHVGRLEADGTMGSFNASLAADAELAAGYAAAAGRYVAFRDALDRPIREDPAAGGMPGHIKCLHVHHAHFLATADNPVGAKTHQQVTPMPCPGPCVDEDVLAEAYGELPPPTAVPGAWEHAAPPHQRPRG; encoded by the coding sequence ATGGGACCCACCGAGCGTGCCGTGGTCTCGCAGCAGCTGGGCCGGCGTGCCCGCGGTCACAGCGCCGTCGTGCACCGGTGCGTGTACGGGCTGCCCACCGTGGTCCGCGTCGCCCCGTACCTCGATGACGGCACGCCGTTCCCGACGGTGTTCTGGCTCGTGTGCCCGGTGGCGCGCCGCCACGTCGGCCGGCTCGAGGCCGACGGCACGATGGGGTCGTTCAACGCCAGCCTGGCGGCCGACGCGGAGCTCGCGGCCGGCTACGCCGCCGCAGCCGGACGCTACGTCGCCTTCCGCGACGCGCTGGACCGGCCGATCCGGGAAGATCCCGCAGCCGGCGGCATGCCCGGCCACATCAAGTGCCTGCACGTCCACCACGCCCACTTCCTGGCCACCGCCGACAACCCGGTCGGCGCCAAGACCCACCAGCAGGTCACGCCGATGCCGTGTCCGGGACCGTGTGTCGACGAGGACGTCCTCGCCGAGGCATACGGCGAGCTCCCGCCCCCCACAGCGGTGCCCGGCGCCTGGGAGCACGCCGCGCCACCTCACCAGCGGCCCAGAGGCTGA
- a CDS encoding Ppx/GppA family phosphatase codes for MGRRAAVDVGTNSVRVLVVDDDGHALARDMEITRLGQGVDETGELDDEALARTLDVIGRYRQRWEEFGVRGDVRIAATSAIRDAADRERFFAGVRRVAGVDAEVLSGEEEAATAFHGATAKLDVGHPAALLDVGGGSTEIVVGDRAGDVKASISLQLGCVRLTERLLSSDPPTDEELQDARAEIAGQLDHAAETLARQDADPGDCRSLIGVAGTVTTLAALSLDLDEYDADAVHGTVVDRETVGDLTRWLAGLRSAERRELGPVAPGREDIILGGALVVEAVLDRFGYDALTASEADILDGLVARR; via the coding sequence ATGGGACGCCGCGCCGCCGTGGACGTGGGGACCAACTCGGTCCGCGTGCTCGTCGTCGACGACGACGGCCATGCGCTCGCCCGCGACATGGAGATCACCCGCCTGGGCCAGGGCGTCGACGAGACCGGTGAGCTCGACGATGAGGCGTTGGCCCGCACCCTGGATGTGATCGGCCGGTACCGCCAACGCTGGGAGGAGTTCGGCGTCCGGGGCGACGTGCGCATCGCTGCGACCTCCGCCATCCGTGACGCCGCCGACCGCGAGCGTTTCTTCGCGGGGGTGCGCCGGGTGGCGGGGGTCGACGCCGAGGTGCTGTCCGGCGAGGAGGAGGCCGCCACCGCGTTCCACGGGGCGACCGCCAAGCTCGACGTCGGCCACCCCGCTGCGCTGCTGGACGTCGGCGGCGGCTCGACCGAGATCGTCGTCGGGGACCGCGCCGGGGACGTCAAGGCGTCGATCTCGCTGCAGCTGGGCTGCGTCCGGCTCACCGAACGGCTGCTGTCGTCCGACCCGCCCACCGACGAGGAGCTGCAGGATGCCCGGGCGGAGATCGCCGGCCAGCTCGACCACGCCGCGGAGACGCTGGCGCGCCAGGACGCCGACCCCGGCGACTGTCGCTCGCTGATCGGCGTGGCCGGGACGGTCACCACCCTGGCGGCGCTGTCTCTCGACCTCGACGAGTACGACGCGGACGCCGTCCACGGCACCGTCGTCGACCGCGAGACGGTCGGTGACCTGACCCGGTGGCTGGCCGGACTGCGCTCGGCCGAGCGGCGCGAGCTGGGCCCGGTCGCCCCCGGCCGTGAGGACATCATCCTGGGCGGGGCGTTGGTGGTCGAGGCCGTCCTGGACCGGTTCGGGTACGACGCGCTCACCGCCAGCGAAGCCGACATCCTCGACGGGTTGGTCGCCCGCCGCTGA
- a CDS encoding NAD(P)H-hydrate epimerase: MGVDAFQERLRDAIARVPDDASRPPPDARVGAVLALFESTDRGPGVVLTRRRRDLRSHPGQLSFPGGRVDTGETFEQAALREAREEIALRTESVEIFGTAPTFYIPPSRFWVVPVVGWWRDRHRLDPNPWEVDEVLHVPLVTLVQDERLRWVSLSERGAAWAWQLDDDLLWGATAMLVAALLDVVSPGWAGGRRPTDLGRDCQVRPWEHFPSWQPPLRLQGIPEVAAAAVPVVGSRQARQVVRLLQDDAGVSFAQVLEHAARPVTEAVRQLAGGDVSGVAVTVLAGPGGNGAAGAAAARLLAAAGAHVAVWLTGALRVPDQLNVLRTAGVAVAPFGEGATAGDVVVDALLGVGARPPAHGAVAAAITWLQRHDVPVVAVDLPSGLHPDAGVVGPCVSADVTITLGAAKAALLDPAYRAYVGDLYLADLGVPADVWRRADVEPVTVFGRGPLVRLV, encoded by the coding sequence GTGGGCGTCGACGCGTTCCAGGAGCGGCTGCGCGACGCGATCGCTCGCGTGCCTGACGACGCGTCACGTCCGCCGCCGGATGCTCGGGTCGGAGCGGTGCTGGCCCTGTTCGAGAGCACCGACCGAGGACCCGGCGTGGTCCTGACCCGGCGGCGTCGGGATCTGCGCTCCCACCCCGGCCAGCTGTCGTTCCCCGGCGGGCGGGTCGACACCGGCGAGACGTTCGAGCAGGCGGCGTTGCGTGAAGCCCGCGAGGAGATCGCCCTGCGGACCGAGTCGGTCGAGATCTTCGGCACCGCCCCGACGTTCTACATCCCGCCGTCGCGGTTCTGGGTGGTCCCCGTGGTGGGCTGGTGGCGCGACCGTCATCGGCTCGACCCCAACCCCTGGGAGGTCGACGAGGTGCTGCACGTTCCTCTGGTCACCCTCGTGCAGGACGAGCGGCTGCGGTGGGTGTCGCTCTCCGAACGCGGTGCGGCGTGGGCGTGGCAGCTCGATGACGACCTGCTGTGGGGGGCGACCGCGATGCTGGTCGCGGCGCTCCTCGACGTGGTCAGCCCGGGTTGGGCTGGCGGCCGCCGGCCGACCGACCTCGGCCGTGACTGCCAGGTGCGTCCCTGGGAGCACTTCCCGTCGTGGCAGCCACCACTGCGGCTGCAGGGGATCCCGGAGGTGGCCGCGGCGGCTGTGCCGGTGGTCGGCTCCCGGCAGGCGCGCCAGGTGGTCCGGCTGCTGCAGGACGACGCCGGTGTCTCCTTCGCACAGGTCCTCGAGCACGCCGCCCGGCCGGTGACCGAGGCGGTGCGTCAGCTGGCGGGCGGGGACGTCTCGGGTGTGGCGGTGACCGTCCTGGCCGGGCCGGGTGGGAACGGCGCCGCCGGGGCGGCCGCCGCCCGGCTGCTGGCAGCGGCCGGTGCCCACGTCGCAGTCTGGCTGACCGGGGCGCTTCGTGTCCCGGACCAGTTGAACGTGCTGCGCACCGCCGGCGTGGCGGTCGCCCCGTTCGGCGAGGGCGCCACCGCTGGCGACGTCGTCGTCGACGCGCTGCTGGGGGTGGGCGCGCGCCCACCCGCGCACGGAGCCGTCGCCGCGGCGATCACCTGGCTGCAACGCCACGACGTCCCGGTCGTCGCCGTGGACCTGCCCAGCGGGCTCCACCCCGACGCGGGCGTGGTCGGGCCCTGCGTCAGCGCCGACGTCACGATCACGCTGGGAGCCGCCAAGGCGGCGTTGCTCGACCCCGCCTACCGCGCGTACGTGGGGGACCTGTACCTGGCCGACCTGGGCGTCCCCGCGGACGTGTGGCGCCGCGCGGACGTCGAGCCGGTCACGGTGTTCGGCCGCGGCCCCCTGGTGCGGTTGGTGTGA